The DNA sequence GAAAAATTAGAGGAATTAAATACTGTTTATATAGAAACAGACACGTGGAGTAGATTGAAAAAAATAAAGATGTTTAAACGAGAATTTTTGGGGAGAGGTAAAGCAGCTAGATTATGTAGAATAATTAATGAGGATTCAATTAAGTTAAGGTATATTTCTTCATCAAAGACATTAATAGCAACCTCTAATGTGCCTTTAATTGTTGAAAATAAGTATTTAGGTTATCTTTTAGAATACAACTTGAGAGATTTTCAAGTAAAGTTTAAAATGAACAATAATGTATCATCCATACCAATATCTATTAACTATCATGGATTTGTTTTTTTTAAAAGGTTAGAAAATAATTCTTCAATAAAAATTTCAAGAAACAGAAAGAAAAGTTACTTAGGATCTACCCTTCATTTTATGAGAGCTCTATACTCAAAAAATCTTGATGAAAATGACTTTAAAATTTATTATCAGTGGGTTGAGGTTCCTGCATATAAATATTTTAAGATAACAGATTTTGAAAACAAAAAACATATAAAACCGCTTGTTAATAAACTTGTAATTAGATATAAAGTCTACAACCAATCTGTAATGGTATTAAAAGACGAATTTACTATTGATTATTCAGGGCATCATGCCCCGCCTGAGTCAATTATTTTAAATGGTGAAATGTCTAAAAAACGCATTTCAGAACTGTTACCTTTAGGTTATAATCTACAATAGTATTTAGAAACTTTTTAATATAGGAATAACGGCTGTCTGTAAATGTTAATTAACTGTATCTTTTTTGTTTTTATTTAATAATCCGCCCAGAACATTTTTTACAGTATTTTGTGTTGTATTGGTTTTGGTTGAGGTTTCAGTGCTTGTTGTATCTGTTTTAGTTTTGCTACCAGACAAAAGACCTTCCAAGACATTTTTAACCGCATTATTTTGCTCTTGTTTTAAAGAGTCTGTTTTGGTTTGATTACTACCAATCATATTACCAATAAGATTAGATACTTTGTCTTTGCCTTCATTCAGGAGCTTTTGTTTTTCAATTTCAATAAGTTGCTTGGTTAAGTTTGAAACGCCACTTGTTAAGTCGGTTTTAACGGATGGATTTGTAAAACTACCTCCAATATTAGCTGTTACAGGAATGGTAATCTGGTTAACTTCATTATCGTTTATTTTTCCAATTAATCTGTTTACATCACTTCCTAAATATTTGGCAGGTACATTAAAAACGGCACTGTAATCCATGGTTTGATCAAAGCTGTGTGCTCCTGAAATGGTAATGCCAATGTCTTGATATTTTAAATCAAAAGGCGTTACACTAACCTTACCGTTGGCAAATTCAAGTTTGGTTTTTAAGTCTTTTAAATCTAATTTGCTAAAATCTATAAAGTTTAATGTGCCTTCTAATTTGTTCATTAGCTCACTTTGGTTGTCACCAATTCGGGTTGCTAATAATTCTGCCAAGGCATTGCCTGAAATTGTGTTCAAATTAGGAGCGAATTCTTCGTCTAAATCTCCAGATAAATTGATGTTCGTGTTTATTTTTCCTTGAATAATATTGGCAATTGGAGCAAGGCTTTGTAGTAGTTCTAAATCTTTAAACGATTTAGCAATATCAAATCCATCTGCGCTTAAACTCATGTTAAAAGTTGGTGTTTCTCCTTTTGTAGATACGTCACCGGCAATAGACAGGGCTCCATCAAAAATACTGGATTTCATATTTTGTAGTGTGGCTTGCTGGTCTTTTATCAATAGAGTACCTGAAACATCGCTTAAATTCAAATTGTCATAAACTACTGTTTTTGCATTCACATTAATGGTGCAATCTAAAAAAGCGGGTATTTTTAAAGATTCAGAACTTGTTGCAGTCGTATTGTCTGCAGTTTGTACTTCATCTTCAGACATAAAATCATTTATTTTAAATAGGTTTGAATTTAGTGTGAAATGGCCTTGTAAAGTACCATCATTTAATAAAAATCCGAGTAAATTATTAATAGTTCCCGTACCAGATAAATCACTTTCGCCTGTTTTAGCTTTAAAGTTACTTAAGGAAACTGTTGTAGGGTTAAAAGCCATAACGGTCTCTGAAATTTGTATTGGATTAGCAAAGGTTTCAGATGAGTAAGCAAAATCTGAAATACTAGCAGAGCCACTACTTTTAATACGTTCATAGGCATTGGTTTCAATGGCCTTCATATCAAAATTAGCATTTAATTTGGCTTTTAAAATACCTGTTAAGTCATTTTCTAACTCAATTGGATAGGCTTTATTGATATTTCCTAAATTTAAAACCCCATCAATATTGGCACTTACAAACATATTTTCGGTAAGGTTTTTTAAAGCAATAGATGATTTAAAAACATCTTGATCAATTTTAAAGTTTAGGGTGTTTATGTTAACATAGGTGTCTTTCATAAATCCTGTTTCATTTTTAATTTCAGTATCAATAACAATATTTTCTATACCTTTTGGTAAATCTGGATATCTAAAAGAGGCGTTATTTGATTGGAAACTAATGTTTAAAGTAGGAATGGTTTCTTCAGTAAGTATGCCTTTTACAATGCCTTTAATTTTAAAATCACCAGTGGTTTCAACATTTTCAATATCTTTAGAATAGGCTTTTGGGATAACAGCCAAGAAACTTTTAAATGAAGATTCAGGATTTTCAAAGCTAATATCTATGTCTTGTCCATTTTCAAGTAGCTGTACGTAACCTTGAAACTCGATAGGTAACTCATTTATCAGTGCTTTGTTTTCTTTAAAGGTATACTTGCTATTTACTAAATCCAATCCAATTTTAGCATCTAATTTTATAGGGTTGCTGTTTAAATAGTTAGTATTGTCAAAAATAAAACTAACATTGGCCTCACTTTTGGTGTCTAATTCAGAAATTTCTGTAGAAAAAGCACCTTTGCCTTCATGATTAAATTCGGTAATATGAATGGCCATTTTTGAAATTTCATCTACATAGGTCACTGCACTATTACTTATTTTATAATCTTCAATATCAAAAGCAAAACTACCATCACTTTCAGAAGTTGTTTCAGTTTCATTGTCTTTGGTAATATCATAATTGTTATTTCCCAAAGCATCCGTTTTTAAAGTCAGTAAGGCTTCGTCTAAATAAATACTATTAATAACAATTGGGCCTTCACTGGCTGCTTTGAATAATTCTTTGATAGACATGGTAAACGAAATGTTTTTAGCGCTTATAAACGTTTCGTCTTTAAAAGGTTCAAAATTGGTAATGACCAAATTATTTACACCTACATATGCCTGAGGAAAACTGCGAATAAAGCTTAAACTTACATCGCTAAATTCTACTTGAGCATTTAGATTTTCATTTATGAAACGCTTAACCATATCTTGTATTTGCCCATGAAATGCGAAAGGAATACCAATTAACAATACAAGGATTGTGAGTAGAGTGATGCCTGAGATTTTTAAAATTTTTTTCAAGATGTAGAATTTAGGTTATTTGTAATACAAATATATACGCAAAAATGATGGTAAAAGACTGAAAACAGTGAATTTATTGTTAAAAAGTTAAAGTAAATCAATTTCATCGTTTACTTTTAGCTTGAAACGTTTTCTAAATAAATAAACACCTAAGTAAAGAAAAGGTGTATCCAATATAGCGATGATCAGTTTAAAAAGAAACCCACTTATCAATAAACCATTAAAGTTTGTCCAATCAATAATATCAAACGAACACAATAAAAACACAATGGTAAAGGTGTCTATAAATTGCGAAAACCATGTTGAGAAATTATTCCGAAACCATAGGTGTTTGCCTTTAGTAAGCCGTTTCCAAAAATGATAAATTTGAATATCCACAAACTGTGCAAATAAATAGGTGAGCATGCTAGCAAAAACAGCAATAGCAGAATTTCCAAAAACATGATCAAAAGTATGGTCCTGTACATGAGACCACGATGTGGCAGGCACACTACTAGATACATATACAATCAAAAGTGAAAAAAAGGAAGCAAAAATACCAGTCACTACTACATCATTAGCACGTTTTTTTCCATAAATTTCACTAATTAAGTCGGTTATTAAAAAAGTAATTGGGTAAGGTAAAATTCCAACTGAAATTTCAAAAAGTTTGATTCCAAAAATCTCAAAATTCATTGGGTACCAATAGAAAAATTTTTGAAAAATTAAGTTAGAAACTACCAAAGAGGTAATAAACAAAGCTCCTAAAAGGATGTAGATACGTTGGGCAGCTAATTTATCTTTTAAACTCATTTGTAATTGTGAATAAATACGCCTTGTAAATATAAAGTATTAAAAATTGTTTTAGTTATTTTGCCAATATTTATGAACAATCCTACTACATATCATATTGCTTTAGGCAGTAATAAAGGTGATAAATTTAAGAACCTACAAGATGCAATTGATGCAATGTTTGTTCAGATTGGTACTATAAAGTTAATTTCCAAAGTGTATAAATCACCAGCTTTTGGATTTGAAAGTGATGATTTTTTTAATTGCTGTTTAGTTTTAGTAAGTTACTTTGAGCCTCAAAGTGTTTTAAAATTATTATTAAATATTGAAACAGCTATGGGACGAACCCGAATAAATAAAGATATTTACGAAGCTAGAGTGATTGATTTAGATATTGTGTTTGTAGAAGATGATATTATTGATACTGAAAATTTACAGGTACCACATCCAGAAATGAGTAAACGTAAGTTTGTATTAATGCCTTTAAATGATGTAGCTCCAAAAATTAAACATCCAAAATTTAATAAGGAGGTGTCAGTTTTGTTGGAAGAATGCGGAGATAAATCTATTTTAGAACCCATTAATATCTGGTTAAAAAACCCAAGTAAAGTGCTTAATTTTTCAAGCTATAACTATATAGCGATTGAAGGAAATATTGGAGCAGGTAAAACAAGCTTGGCAAATAAAATTGCAAATGATTTTAATGCAAAACTTATTTTAGAACGTTTTGCAGACAATCCATTTTTACCTAAATTTTATGAAGATGCTAATAGATATGCCTTTACTTTGGAAATGTCTTTTTTAGCGGATCGCTATCAACAAATTTCTGATGATTTATCACAACTCGATTTATTTAAGGATTTTATTGTGAGTGATTATGATGTATTTAAATCACTTATATTTTCAAAAATCACATTAGCGGAGGATGAGTTTAACTTATATAGAAAACTGTTTTATTTGATGTATAAAGAATTGCGAAAACCAGATTTGTATGTTTATTTATATCAAAATACCACACAACTTCAAGAGAATATAAAAAAACGTGGCCGTGACTACGAGCAAAATATTGCTGACGAGTATTTAGAAAAAATTAATACGGGCTACTTAGAGTTTTTAAAAACTCAAAAAGATTTTAATGTAAAAATTATTGATGTTTCTCATAGGGATTTTGTGAATAATCGAGAAGATTATTTGTGGGTGTTGGGAGAAATTTGCCAGGATTGATACTTGCTTGCTTAAAAGCTAAATGTGCTTTTCAATTTAATAAGCTACCATGCTTATTAGTTGTGTTTTTCGTTTATCAAATTTAATAGTTTCTTTTTTAAATAGACCAATTAGCTGTTGTAATGGTATGAATTGTATAGAAAATTAAAGCTTTGAGTCCATCTAAAATACTTGGATATATGTTCCTTTTGTTTATGAGCAGTAATAAAATAGTACTTAATGATAAAGCAAGGGAGGGCAGTAGCTAAATGAGGCGTTCATTAAATCTAAATATGTTATTGTTTGGTGATTTACCTCACTATATAATTAAATTTTTTATCAATAACAGATTCTGTTTTACAAATGATTAATTTCACAGAAATGAGTATCATAGGAAAAGCAATATAAATGACTGTTATATAGAGAATAACATTTAAAAGACAATTAAGGGTAATAGGCAAAGTTTCCAACCATGTCAGTTCATTTTTTGCTGCTGAGGGGTGAGAGAAATCTTATTTTTTTCGGTTTTTCATAGATTTAGTAGTTCTATATCTATAAAAGTCATTAATGATTTTAGTAAGATGTTTTTCATAAAAAAGACAGCTATAATAAAAGTAGTTACTGTTAATATGAAAAAAAAGGATGGTATATATCTATAAAATTCATTTACAGGATATTTAATCACTACGTTAAAGTATTTTATAAAAATACGTTGTTATTCTCCCTTTATTATTTTCTAAAATGTACTCATTTAATATTTTCATTTCTTTAATTTTCAGATTAAAAGGTGCTTCCAATAAATTTACACCGCTATTTTTTTTTAATCGAATTCCTTGTCCTGAAATAATATCTTTATTTGGAATAAAATCTCCAATAGGTATATGTTCTGTTAAAATGATGTATTTGTAGGTTTCTATTTTCTTAACCAAATTTTTTATTTCTGAATTTGATAAATGCTGTAATACCTGTCGTAGTATGATACAATCTGCTGGTGGAAGTTTGTCTTTGGAAATGTCTAGACAATAAAACTCTAAGTTGTCTTCTTTGAAAATATTTTTGTTTCTCTGTATAAGATTATCAACAATATCAATTGCAAAATATTTTCTGGTGTATTTAGCAAGGTGTTTGCCAATATTAAAATCGCCGCAACCTAAATCGCAAATTACAAGTGACTTATTTTTAGTCTTAAAAAATGTTATTAATGCATTTAAATACGGATTTATAATTTGGGGGTCGTGTGAACCAATACCAGAGTAAAAATCAACTTCTTTTCCTCCCCAAAGTTTCAGATCATAAATTTGATTCATAACGTCTTTCGTTGGCCAAGGTGTTTTAGGCTTCTTGTTCATTTTTGTTAAACAGGTTTTTGCTTTAAAAATTCCAATTGATAAAGATAAGCCATGTATAGTTAGTTAAAAATTGAGTTGTTTTTTTAATTAAAATTAATTGTCAAACAGCTTATAATGAGCTGTGTAACCATGTAAATTTGTATTATATCGATTTTTTTTGCCTCTAGAGGCTTGTTAAATATACATTTGAGTCCCCTCATTTACTTATTAAACCTAATTTATGACTTATGAAATCTTTTTTCCTACTACCAGTTATTATCTTTTGGGCAGTTTGTAGTGTGTATGCTCAAGAAGCAAATCTTGAATTTAACAGACTAAATACCAGAAAGCAAACGCTAAAAGGTCATACCACTTCACAAATTTATAGTATAGCATTACCTGAGGCAGAAAAAATGTTAAACCCAGAGTATGTTAAATTGAAAAATGACTTGGAAATAGCTATTATTGACAGTACTTCTAAATCTATAGAATATTCTAAAGCTATTGATAGATTTAATGATGTATTAACCATCAGAAGTCATGTGTCTGCTTTTATGAATTCAAATGATCTTTTTGGAAATAAATTAATATTATTAAAGGAAGCTCAAATACTTGCTTTAAAACAGAATATAAAAGTCCTATTATATTCAGATGACCAAATAAATGAAAAGATGCAGGCAGGTTTTTTACTTCTTAAGTTAAAACCTGAGGAAATGAAACAGCATTTAAACAGGGTTTTATTAGCATTAGATAACGTAATTGTGCCTTTAGAACAACCAGATTATCAGGATGTTATTGTTTTAAGGAGAAAACTGCGCCAAACCGACAAAATGATAGCTATTGATAAGCCAAATAATAAAAAAGGCTATACGTTACAACATGCTATAGGGGCAGAACATGTTACAGGTAACTTTTTTGAAGTTGGAAGATACTTTGTGCTTAATGCACCAACAAATGGATTTAGTAAAGGCCAATTAATAACACAGAGAACATTTTTAAACTACGGTATTTCTAAAAAGAAATTAAGCTTTAATGGAACAAAGGTGTTGATTAAAAATATAGATACTGAAGAAATGTATTTAGTAGATAATAATTTTTTGGATGGTTTTTCAGTTAAAAGCCAAGAAGGAACGCTATAACAACTATTTTTTAAAATTTACAATGATGAAAAGTTATATTAAAACAATAATTGTGTTAATAGTGTTTTCAAGCAGTATTAACGCGCAAGAACAAAGAGGTTTAACGGGTGATGATAACTGGCTAAGTCTCTGGACAGAATTTAAACCTGATGCGTTAAATTATAATGACAATACTGAGATTTTGATGGGTAATATTACAGAAGATATTACGCTTTACAAATCTCACACTTATTTATTATTAGGAAATGTTTTTGTTACAAACAATGCCATTCTTAGTATAGAGCCTGGTACTGTTATTAAAGGCGATTTTGAATCTAAAGCAACTTTAACAATTGCAAAAGGTTCAGCTATTATAGCAGAGGGAACTTTAACTGATCCTATTGTTTTCACTTCAAATCAGAGTGTGAAAAAAGCAGGTGATTGGGGAGGTATTATAATACTTGGTGATGGAGTTACTAATAAACAAGGAGAAAGTTTTGCAGCTTCTTTTTATCCTAAAATTGAAACTTCAAATTTTGTCCATACAAATTATGGTGGTGAAAGTCTTAAAAATAATTCAGGATATTTATCCTACGTAAGAGTAGAATTTGCAGGAGGGAAAACTAAAAAAACAAATGAAACTAATGCTTTGCTTTTAGCAGGTGTTGGCCCGGAAACTACAATAAATAATGTTATGATAAGTTATTCAGCGGGTAATTCATTTGGTATTATTGGAGGGCAAGTAAACTTGGAGAAAATGGTTTCATACAGAGCTAAAAATATTGATTATAATTTTGATTATGGAACAAAATCCAATATAAATAATTCTTTAGCACTTCGTTCACCTTATGTCACTTCTGGAACGTCTAAATGTATTCGAGCGGCTTCTTTTGTAGGTGAAGATGTTGATTTTTCTATGGAAGGTACCAAGGTGGTAGCAACAAATATGACGCTTTTAGCAGATGCTGATGATTTGGAATATGCTATTGAAGCGGGATTAATAAGAGAATCTATATACGTAGGTGAAAACACTAATTTTAAAATTGAAAGCAGTGTTATATCAAGTTTTAGTAAGGCAGTGTCACTTCATGAAAATATTATATTTAATGATACAAACTTATCTAGAATTCAGGTTAAAAATGTGCTTTTTAATAATTTCAAAGGTGCTGTGTTTTCAAAGTATAGTCATGAAAGTAGTGAATATTTAGAAAATTGGTATGCAAATCCTGAATTTTCAAACAAATACTCTAAAACAACCCATTCTTTACTTTTTAGGGGTTTAAATAGTACTAATAATAGAGATTATAGATTACGTCTTAATAGAAACATCGTCATGAATAACGTTAATAAATAGTTTTTGCTTTTTTTAGTAAGAAAGTAAATACTTAAATTAAGTGTCTTAAGAGGGAGTAAAAATCAAAAACGGTTCTTAAATGTTATTTAATAGCCGTTTTATTTTAATAATATTTTCACATAAAGATTATTAATCCTTATGTATTAGGCGCTAATATTGTTTAGTGTTTGATCTACTAAGTTCAAGCCTTCTTGATTTTCAGCAAGAATGACTAAAACATCGTTAGGTTCAATTATGGTTGCACCATTAGGGGTTAAATACTTATTGTTTCTTTTAATTAAGGCTATGATAGCATTTTTTGGAAAACCTAAGTCTACAATTTTTTTGTTTGCAGCATGACATCTTGAGGAAATTTCAATTTCTCTCATAGCTGTTTTTGGGAAATCAGACATGAATTTATCGCTTTCGGTTTCAATTTTTTCTGGTAATCCAACATTTAACCATTTAGCAAAAAGTGTTAAGGTTGTGCCTTGTATCAAAATAGAGGTTACCGAAATAAAAAATACAATATTGAAAATCATACTGGCTTTTTCAATACCGGCTATTAATGGGTATGTGGCAAAAACAATAGGGACTGCACCACGTAATCCTACCCAAGAAATGTAAAAGCGTCGTCCGAGTTTCATTTTAAAAAACATAAGACTTATAAAAACAGCCAAAGGTCTAGCAACTATAATTAAAAATACGGAAATAAGTAAACCTATGCCTGCAATTGGAATAATTTCAGACGGAAACACGAGTAATCCCAAGGTAAGAAACAATACTATTTGCATTAACCAAGCTAATCCATCATACATTTTTACGATGGTTTTTTTGTGTATTAGGTCTTGGTTTCCTAAATAAACAGCACATATATAAATTGCTAAAAAGCCGTTGCCTCCAATAAAATCGGTTGCAGAAAAAGTAATAAACATTAAAGCAATAACCAATACAGGGTATAGTCCCTCAAAATCAAGTTTAATTCTATTAATAATTAGTTTGCTTAGTTTTCCGAATATAAAACCTGCCAAGCAGCCAATAGACATTTGCTGTAAAAATAAAGGGATGATAGAGTAAATGCTTTGATCTTGATTAACAACAAGCATTAAAAAAGCAAGTGTTAAAACATAGGCCATTGGGTCATTACTACCACTTTCTAACTCCAAAGTTGGTCTGAGGTTTGTTTTTAACGCAAGATTTTTAGAACGTAAAATAGAAAAGACAGCTGCAGCATCTGTTGAAGACATGATAGAGCCTAATAGCATGCTTTCATAAATAGTAAAATCTGTAATAAGCCAAACAAAACCACCAATACAAAGTGCCGTTAATAAAACGCCAAGTGTAGAAAGAGCAATGCCTTCTTTTAAAACAGGTCTGATACTATTCCAGTTTGTGTCTAGGCCACCCGAAAATAGTATAAAATTAAGTGATACAATTCCTATGAATTGTGTCATTTCTGGGTCGTCAAAAAGAATGCCTCCAATTCCTTCTGAACCAGCTAACATGCCTATAGCTAAAAATAAAATAAGGGTGGGTACACCAAATTTATAAGATGTTTTTCCAGCAATAATACTAGCAAGAAGTAATAAAGAACCTACTAATAAAATGTTTTCAATGGTTAAATTCATCTTATAATTTTAATTGCAATAGCTTAATGAAAAAAAATACACTCTTAAAAACCACTTATTACCTAATATTATATTAGGAGATAAGAGAGGTGTGGAATTTAATGAATTTTAATGAGTTATAAATGATTTTAATCATTTATAATAAGTTAAATTTTTAGGTGCTTTTTTTTAAGCTTTTGTTTAGCAATCCCATAGCTAAATACAAAACAGGAGATATAAGGGTTTCTTGAATACTACTTACAAATACTTTAACATTTAAACTAGTTTCCATGATAAACCAATCATACAAACCTATTAGCGTTATAATACACAAACCAGAAATATGAATTAAGTGCCATATTGAAGACATCCAAAGATCTTTTAATTTTCCTAGGTGTTTAGTGCCAATTAAGTATACAACAATGGTAGTTAGAAACTTTATTACATGCTGTGTTTTTCTTGGTAATAAATTTGCTTGCGTGTTTTCTTCAAAGAAAATATAATAACAAGAATAAATAACTATTATTAAGATGGCTCCAACAATAAAGCGGACTTTATCTGATTTGTAAAGTTTACTCATTTTTTAAATGAATTTTTCGTGAATATATAACCCAAAGAGCTATAGTGGCAGAATATACCATGATTTTAAATAAATAATGGTGCGCAAAATCAAAATATATATGAAAATATTCTCTTAGATATATTAAGCCTATACATCTTAAAATATTTGTGGCATCCAAAATAATTACTCCTAATATAATGTATTTCGTCTTTCGCCAAAAAGAAGATGGCATGCAGACAATAAACCCTATATATAATACCATTAATTCAAGACCATTACAAACATTGGCTATGTATAGTATTATTTTATCGTGGTGGTATATTACTGAAACTTCATTCTGAAAAGAACTTCCTTCATAGGCATAACTTGAAGCCTCTCTTTTGGATGAAAATCCGCTCATTGAGCCTAAATTATTTAGAACAAAAGCAGAAGCTTCTCCTACATGTGTTGTAAGTGGATGGTCTAAATATTCTGAGTCGTAAAAGAATACAGAATAAATAAGTTTCCAAACAATGAAAAACAATAAGGCTTTTCCTAAGAAAAGCCTTATTGGTAAAGGAATGTCATTTTTTAAAGAACTAAGCTTTATCATTTTTATTTCCGCGTAATTTTTTAATACCAAAAGCTGCAGCACCTAACACTAAAATTCCAAGACCACCGTCTAAAGGAATTGAGTCGTGTTTTCCACCACCATTATTTCCACCTTTGTTTCCACCTTTGTTTCCACCTTTGTTTCCACCTTTGTTGTTGTTCTGTCCATTGTTATTAGTAAACCATGACCAAAAAAACAACGAAGTACTCAGGCTTGTTGATGTTATACTTGAAGAATTTGAAGTTGTGTTAGCAATGCTATTTGTTGCATTTGTGTTAGTAGTAAAAGTTAGAGAAAGTACTATAGCTATAATACCTACGCAATTAATAAAAGTGTTTTTTGTTTTCATTTTTTTAATTTTAAATAAGTTAGAACAATGATAAAAGTAATACATTAATCATGGCTTGATATTTTTTTTTCGACAAAAAGTAATTTATTAGCTACAAATCGTTTATTGGTTATTTGTGAAAGAAAAAACCTTCAGTTGTAAGGGTGGCAAGTAGCGATAAGTAGCGTTTTATAAAATTTAGTTAGACGATGATTAAAATGAATAATGTCAATGTTTAATTGCTTAACCTCTTAAGTTTTGAAAAAAGATCCCATACAACCACACCGCAACTTACCGAAATATTTAAAGAATGTTTTGTTCCATATTGTGGTATTTCAACAATTAAATCACTTGCTGAAACTACGTTTTGAGAAACTCCTTTAACCTCATTGCCAAAAATGAGGGCATATTTAGTGTGTGGTTTAATCGTAAAATCATTTAGCATTGTTGCATTTTCGGCTTGTTCAATGGAAATAATTTGAACATTATTAGTTTTCAATGCTTTTATTAGGTCTATTGTGTTTTCTACATATTCCCAATCTACTGTTTCAGTACTTCCTAAAGCTGTTTTGTGGATGTCTTTATGAGGAGGAACGGCTGTAATACCACAGAGGTATATTTTTTCAATTAAAAAGGCATCACTCGTTCTAAATACAGAACCGATGTTATTTAAACTTCTAATATTATCAAGTATAATAATGATAGGGGTTTTCTTGGCTTCTTTAAAATCGTTGATGCTTAGTCGGTCTAATTCGCTATTTTTCAGTTTGCGCATAGCATATATTTTTAATCATTTCCAGGAGTAT is a window from the Pseudalgibacter alginicilyticus genome containing:
- a CDS encoding exosortase/archaeosortase family protein, whose amino-acid sequence is MIKLSSLKNDIPLPIRLFLGKALLFFIVWKLIYSVFFYDSEYLDHPLTTHVGEASAFVLNNLGSMSGFSSKREASSYAYEGSSFQNEVSVIYHHDKIILYIANVCNGLELMVLYIGFIVCMPSSFWRKTKYIILGVIILDATNILRCIGLIYLREYFHIYFDFAHHYLFKIMVYSATIALWVIYSRKIHLKNE
- a CDS encoding PID-CTERM protein-sorting domain-containing protein, with the translated sequence MKTKNTFINCVGIIAIVLSLTFTTNTNATNSIANTTSNSSSITSTSLSTSLFFWSWFTNNNGQNNNKGGNKGGNKGGNKGGNNGGGKHDSIPLDGGLGILVLGAAAFGIKKLRGNKNDKA
- a CDS encoding RNA methyltransferase; its protein translation is MRKLKNSELDRLSINDFKEAKKTPIIIILDNIRSLNNIGSVFRTSDAFLIEKIYLCGITAVPPHKDIHKTALGSTETVDWEYVENTIDLIKALKTNNVQIISIEQAENATMLNDFTIKPHTKYALIFGNEVKGVSQNVVSASDLIVEIPQYGTKHSLNISVSCGVVVWDLFSKLKRLSN